One Bosea sp. 685 DNA segment encodes these proteins:
- the proX gene encoding glycine betaine/L-proline ABC transporter substrate-binding protein ProX — translation MAASWNRKTGSMFALACAGLLVLSPAGAQSLPGEGRTVRIAIGDTLGATRMQDHIVEIALRKLGYKTAETQINATLFFQAAALGDLDMLTGLNFPQREPQYKTVEKQLATVGEGTIIEGGINGYLIDKKTAEANNITQLDQLKDPKIAAALAAEGKVNLINCDPGWSCGDVVEYQLDKFGLKNTIKSVRGKYEALMAEAIGRVLRGEPTLYYAWSPSWVMDKLVPGKDVVWLPTPFDAIPPNIKVTTGALVSGVKGCAGGQDPCRMALGQWNYLPIANRDFLAKNPAIRRFLELARYPRDTWAKWEGAIAGDSSPRAIRAAGDTWIKENQTLFDGWITEAMAAR, via the coding sequence ATGGCCGCTTCCTGGAATCGCAAGACGGGCTCGATGTTTGCGCTGGCATGCGCGGGGCTCCTGGTGCTGTCCCCGGCTGGCGCCCAATCTTTGCCAGGCGAGGGCAGGACCGTCCGCATTGCCATCGGCGATACGTTGGGTGCGACGCGAATGCAGGATCATATCGTCGAAATCGCACTCCGGAAGCTGGGCTACAAGACCGCCGAAACGCAGATCAATGCGACATTATTCTTCCAGGCTGCGGCGTTGGGCGATCTCGACATGCTCACCGGCCTCAACTTTCCGCAGCGCGAGCCGCAATACAAGACAGTGGAGAAGCAGCTCGCCACGGTCGGAGAGGGGACGATCATCGAGGGCGGCATCAATGGCTATCTGATCGACAAGAAGACGGCTGAAGCCAACAATATCACCCAGCTCGACCAGCTGAAGGACCCGAAGATCGCGGCGGCACTCGCGGCTGAAGGCAAGGTCAACCTGATCAATTGCGACCCGGGCTGGTCCTGCGGCGACGTCGTCGAGTACCAGCTCGACAAGTTCGGTCTGAAGAACACGATCAAATCGGTGCGCGGCAAGTATGAGGCGCTGATGGCCGAAGCCATCGGTCGCGTCCTGCGTGGTGAGCCGACGCTCTATTATGCCTGGAGCCCGTCCTGGGTCATGGACAAGCTCGTTCCGGGCAAAGACGTGGTCTGGCTGCCTACGCCGTTCGATGCGATTCCACCCAACATTAAGGTCACGACCGGCGCGCTGGTCAGCGGCGTCAAGGGCTGCGCCGGCGGACAGGATCCATGCCGCATGGCGCTCGGCCAGTGGAACTACTTGCCTATCGCCAACCGCGATTTCCTGGCGAAGAACCCCGCCATCCGGCGCTTCCTCGAACTCGCCCGCTATCCCCGCGATACCTGGGCGAAATGGGAAGGCGCCATAGCGGGGGACAGCTCGCCGCGCGCCATCCGGGCCGCCGGCGACACCTGGATCAAGGAGAACCAGACGTTGTTCGATGGTTGGATCACTGAGGCGATGGCTGCCCGCTAG
- a CDS encoding Lrp/AsnC family transcriptional regulator: protein MTSLDSLDRRLLAAVQQDNRLTTAELGQQVGLSATACQRRLKRLRDEGVIEADIAVVSPKAVGRPVSMLVLVTLERERADIVDRFKASIRATKEVMIGLYVTGDADFVLYVTASDMEDYERFTRRFFYENPDIKGFKTMVVMDRVKAGFALPIEP from the coding sequence ATGACTTCGCTCGACAGCCTCGATCGGCGCCTTCTCGCCGCCGTCCAGCAGGACAACCGGCTGACCACCGCCGAGCTCGGCCAGCAGGTCGGCCTCTCCGCGACCGCCTGCCAGCGGCGGCTGAAGCGGCTGCGCGACGAAGGTGTCATCGAGGCCGACATTGCGGTGGTCTCGCCCAAGGCCGTCGGGCGTCCGGTTTCCATGCTGGTGCTGGTGACGCTGGAGCGCGAGCGCGCCGACATCGTCGACCGCTTCAAGGCGTCGATCCGCGCGACGAAAGAGGTGATGATCGGCCTCTACGTGACCGGCGACGCCGATTTCGTGCTCTATGTCACGGCCAGCGACATGGAAGACTATGAGCGCTTCACGCGCCGGTTCTTCTATGAGAACCCTGACATCAAGGGTTTCAAGACGATGGTGGTGATGGACCGCGTGAAGGCGGGCTTCGCCCTGCCGATCGAGCCCTGA
- a CDS encoding NAD-dependent succinate-semialdehyde dehydrogenase — MQGISAKALKGLARADLLQSRAFVNGAWRDASQRQVVTDPATGETIAEVASCEVGMVDEAVAVAVQAQRSWRERPPLERGLLLRDWASAMRRNAGDLAVIMTAEQGKPLAESHGEITYAAAFLDWFAAEGERSYGETIPSHLPGSRLSVQMQPIGVAAAVTPWNFPSAMITRKAGAALAAGCAMIVKPAPVTPLSALALARLAEEVGLPGGVLQIVTGEAAPLSHRLMSHTDIRAFSFTGSTEVGRLLLGQAAQTVKRASLELGGHAPFIVFDDAPLAAAVAGCIAAKFATSGQDCLAANRIYVQRNSYQRFVAAFSEATARLRVGHGLSEGTDIGPMTKASVAEKCRQQIAQAVAAGARIVTGGQDSPLSGNFVQPTVLADVIDAMTIAREETFGPIAAILPFDDEDEVVARANATEMGLAAYVYTDDLRRAMRLTDQLEYGMVAVNTAKFTGAPIPFGGWKQSGLGREGSRHGITEYLEAKYVCFGNLAA; from the coding sequence ATGCAGGGCATATCCGCGAAAGCGCTGAAGGGGCTCGCGCGAGCCGACCTGCTGCAGAGCCGGGCTTTTGTGAATGGCGCGTGGCGCGACGCTTCGCAGCGCCAGGTGGTCACGGATCCCGCGACCGGCGAGACCATCGCGGAGGTCGCCTCCTGCGAGGTCGGCATGGTCGATGAGGCCGTTGCCGTCGCGGTCCAGGCGCAACGCTCCTGGCGCGAGCGCCCGCCGCTCGAACGCGGGCTCTTGCTGCGCGACTGGGCCTCCGCGATGCGCCGCAATGCCGGCGATCTCGCCGTCATCATGACGGCCGAACAGGGCAAGCCGCTGGCGGAGTCGCATGGCGAGATCACGTATGCGGCGGCCTTCCTCGATTGGTTCGCGGCCGAGGGCGAGCGCAGCTACGGCGAAACGATCCCCAGCCATCTGCCGGGAAGCCGGCTTTCGGTCCAGATGCAGCCGATCGGAGTTGCCGCGGCCGTCACGCCCTGGAATTTTCCAAGCGCGATGATCACGCGCAAGGCCGGCGCGGCCTTGGCCGCCGGTTGCGCAATGATCGTGAAGCCCGCGCCGGTGACGCCGCTGTCCGCCCTGGCGCTTGCCCGGCTGGCAGAGGAGGTCGGCTTGCCCGGCGGCGTTCTCCAGATCGTCACCGGCGAGGCCGCGCCGTTGTCGCATCGCCTGATGTCTCACACCGATATCCGCGCCTTCTCCTTCACGGGCTCCACCGAAGTCGGACGGCTGCTGCTTGGGCAGGCGGCGCAGACGGTGAAGCGGGCCTCGCTCGAACTCGGCGGTCACGCGCCCTTCATCGTCTTCGACGATGCCCCGCTCGCGGCCGCCGTTGCCGGCTGCATCGCGGCGAAATTCGCAACCTCCGGCCAGGACTGCCTTGCGGCCAACCGCATCTATGTCCAGCGGAACTCCTATCAGCGCTTCGTCGCTGCCTTCTCCGAGGCGACTGCGCGCTTGCGGGTCGGTCACGGTCTGTCCGAGGGCACCGATATCGGGCCGATGACCAAGGCCTCGGTCGCGGAGAAATGCCGCCAGCAGATCGCGCAGGCGGTCGCGGCCGGCGCCCGGATCGTCACGGGCGGACAGGACAGTCCGCTCAGTGGCAATTTCGTCCAACCGACCGTGCTCGCCGATGTCATCGATGCGATGACGATCGCGCGCGAGGAGACCTTTGGGCCTATCGCCGCGATCCTGCCCTTCGATGACGAGGACGAGGTCGTCGCCCGGGCCAATGCCACCGAAATGGGGCTCGCGGCCTATGTCTACACCGACGATCTGCGTCGTGCGATGCGCCTCACCGACCAGCTCGAATACGGCATGGTCGCGGTCAACACGGCAAAGTTCACCGGGGCGCCGATCCCTTTTGGCGGCTGGAAGCAGTCGGGCCTCGGCCGGGAGGGCTCGCGCCACGGCATCACCGAATATCTCGAAGCGAAATATGTCTGCTTCGGGAATCTCGCAGCCTGA
- a CDS encoding aminotransferase: MTIDVAAIGALDRASVLHPFTQLKDFATGKLGEPTIVETGKGIRIQDVTGRSYIDGFAGLYCVNIGYGRTEVAEAIARQAHRLAYYHSYAAHTTDELAILSDRLVRMAPGQMSKVFYGLSGSDANETQAKLVWYYNNLRGQPRKKKIISRLRGYHGCSVVSGSMTGMSFYHDHMDLPFPGILHTGAPHHYWGAQAGETEIEFSKRLADELEGLILREGPETVGAFIGEPVLGTGGITPPPQGYWQAIQLVLRKYDVLLIADEVITGFGRVGTPFGSHLYGIEPDLITVAKGLTSGYFPLSAVIVGEKVYKVMEDGADRVGAFSHGYTYSGHPIGAAAANAVLDIVEREDLAGKARDVGGYFQDRLKATFAQLPIVGEVRGVGMLGALEFVADRSAKTRFDAALKVGARISKAARDRGLIARAMPHGDILGFAPPLVTTKEEIDEIVGIAEQAVRQVMDELAREKIKVA, encoded by the coding sequence ATGACGATCGATGTCGCAGCCATCGGTGCGCTGGATCGCGCCAGCGTCCTGCACCCCTTCACCCAGCTCAAGGATTTTGCCACCGGCAAGCTCGGCGAGCCTACCATCGTCGAAACCGGGAAAGGCATCCGCATTCAGGATGTAACCGGTCGCAGCTATATCGACGGCTTCGCCGGGCTCTACTGCGTCAATATCGGCTATGGCCGAACCGAGGTGGCCGAGGCGATTGCGCGGCAGGCCCACCGGCTCGCCTATTATCACAGCTACGCCGCCCACACGACCGATGAGCTCGCCATCCTCTCCGACCGCCTCGTCAGGATGGCGCCGGGACAAATGAGCAAGGTCTTCTACGGCCTATCCGGCTCGGACGCGAACGAGACCCAGGCCAAGCTGGTCTGGTATTACAACAACCTGCGCGGCCAGCCGCGGAAGAAGAAGATCATTTCGCGGCTGCGCGGCTATCACGGCTGCAGCGTCGTTTCCGGCTCGATGACCGGGATGAGCTTCTACCATGATCATATGGATCTGCCCTTCCCCGGCATTCTGCACACCGGCGCACCGCATCATTATTGGGGTGCTCAAGCCGGCGAGACCGAAATCGAGTTCTCGAAGCGCCTTGCGGACGAACTCGAAGGCCTGATCCTGCGTGAGGGACCCGAGACTGTCGGTGCCTTCATCGGTGAGCCGGTGCTCGGCACGGGCGGCATCACCCCGCCGCCGCAGGGCTACTGGCAGGCAATCCAGCTGGTGCTGCGCAAATACGACGTGCTCTTGATCGCCGACGAGGTCATCACCGGCTTCGGCCGTGTCGGCACGCCCTTCGGTTCGCATCTCTACGGCATCGAGCCCGACCTGATCACTGTCGCGAAAGGCCTGACCTCAGGCTATTTCCCGCTCTCGGCCGTGATCGTCGGAGAGAAGGTCTACAAGGTTATGGAGGACGGCGCGGACCGTGTCGGAGCCTTCTCGCACGGCTATACCTATTCCGGGCATCCGATCGGTGCGGCAGCAGCCAATGCCGTGCTCGACATCGTCGAGCGCGAGGATCTGGCGGGCAAGGCGCGCGATGTCGGCGGCTATTTCCAGGACCGGCTGAAGGCGACCTTCGCGCAATTGCCGATCGTCGGCGAGGTGCGCGGCGTCGGCATGCTGGGCGCGCTCGAATTCGTCGCCGACCGCTCGGCCAAGACCCGCTTCGATGCGGCGCTGAAGGTCGGGGCGCGCATCTCCAAGGCGGCTCGCGACCGTGGCCTGATCGCCCGCGCGATGCCGCATGGCGATATTCTCGGCTTCGCCCCGCCACTTGTGACGACGAAGGAGGAAATCGACGAGATCGTCGGCATCGCCGAGCAGGCGGTGCGTCAGGTCATGGACGAACTGGCCCGCGAGAAGATTAAGGTGGCCTGA
- a CDS encoding amino acid synthesis family protein, with protein sequence MDFGLRKISTFVEETFIEGGKATDRPVRMVIVAAVLRNPWAGQGFVENLRPEILRIAPHLGTELTKRLVALMPAEQVEAYGKAAAVGTNGEIEHASALIHTLRFGNMFRDAVKGTAYLSFTNTRNAPGALLSLPMIHKSETGKRSHFLTANFQIPDAPAADEVLVAIGACDNSRAHPRLADRFQDMDEMKQELENA encoded by the coding sequence ATGGATTTTGGCTTGCGCAAGATCTCGACCTTCGTCGAGGAAACCTTCATCGAGGGCGGCAAGGCCACCGACCGGCCGGTTCGCATGGTCATCGTCGCCGCCGTGCTGCGCAACCCCTGGGCGGGCCAGGGTTTCGTCGAGAACCTGCGGCCCGAAATCCTGCGCATCGCGCCCCATCTCGGCACAGAGCTGACCAAGCGCCTCGTCGCACTGATGCCGGCCGAACAGGTCGAGGCTTACGGCAAGGCCGCGGCGGTCGGCACCAATGGCGAGATCGAGCATGCTTCGGCGCTGATCCACACGCTGCGCTTCGGCAACATGTTCCGCGATGCCGTCAAAGGCACCGCCTATCTGAGCTTCACCAACACGCGCAACGCGCCCGGCGCACTGCTCTCGCTGCCGATGATCCACAAGAGCGAAACCGGCAAGCGCTCGCATTTCCTGACCGCGAACTTCCAGATTCCGGACGCGCCGGCCGCCGACGAGGTTCTGGTTGCGATCGGAGCCTGCGACAACAGCCGGGCCCATCCGCGCCTCGCCGATCGCTTCCAGGATATGGACGAGATGAAGCAGGAACTGGAGAACGCTTGA
- a CDS encoding helix-turn-helix domain-containing protein gives MADQASQMRSLRDVASRINSDGDLETILRDLIHAACEHGGWTLGSIMAIDAAHGEAHVIVRHDPTLLRRPLENRWELATSPALIALQRNESVYIRDARASDEFPGYRREAFERDYRTVLVLPMSCADAENRPMVLNVVSRGITEVSPDDLAFMSMIVHLGGIAVEREHRIRAERQAAEQLQKALQTQTTLLQEVLSGGSTSALAAMLADLLPAPVLVVDFSGNALVASRSPTPLHFDDTAWQRAIDTTLGSQIVTAARDAVAAQRSDPRGLRLDDGERQLQLMARIEPLNVDGQAVGALVIFPTAQAAGDLERLLLDSVKFALSVQMMRSVIRFRFETRTLTELFFEIVERRWRDADDVLLRGRRLGLALGAPARMVVVDFPDMPSLPADISVDCHHAVTRLARQLNVPASVVAVGGGLVCLLPHDGDDGQERIGRLARRMVETLRHSFNREPIVVLGGICGGLDDYPKEWERCWRMIRIARDFGRTGTLSASDFGPMPMLIGAAESADVRSFVDGSIGIVVAHDRKHDTPYLETLAAYLREGCRAQACADAMGLHVTTLRYRLSRIQDLFGIDPETADRRFAIELAIRLHGVIENGSAASR, from the coding sequence ATGGCGGATCAGGCATCGCAGATGCGCTCGTTGCGGGATGTCGCAAGCCGGATCAATTCCGATGGCGATCTCGAGACGATCCTGCGCGACCTCATCCATGCCGCCTGCGAGCATGGCGGCTGGACGCTGGGATCGATCATGGCGATCGACGCCGCCCATGGCGAGGCGCATGTCATTGTGCGGCATGACCCGACGCTGCTGCGCCGACCGCTCGAAAACCGATGGGAGCTGGCGACGAGCCCCGCCCTGATCGCGCTGCAACGCAACGAGTCGGTCTATATCCGCGACGCTCGCGCCTCCGACGAGTTCCCCGGCTATCGACGCGAAGCTTTCGAGCGCGACTACCGCACGGTGCTCGTGCTGCCGATGAGCTGCGCCGATGCCGAAAACCGGCCGATGGTGCTGAACGTCGTCTCGCGCGGTATCACCGAGGTGTCGCCCGATGATCTCGCCTTCATGAGCATGATCGTCCATCTCGGTGGGATCGCGGTCGAGCGCGAGCATCGGATCAGGGCCGAACGCCAGGCGGCCGAGCAGCTGCAGAAGGCACTGCAGACGCAGACGACGCTGCTTCAGGAGGTTTTGTCCGGCGGGTCGACCTCGGCGCTGGCGGCGATGTTGGCGGACCTCCTGCCCGCCCCCGTGCTGGTCGTCGATTTCTCCGGCAATGCGCTGGTCGCCAGCCGGTCGCCGACGCCGCTTCATTTCGACGACACGGCCTGGCAGCGGGCGATCGACACCACCCTTGGCAGCCAGATCGTCACAGCGGCGCGGGACGCCGTCGCGGCGCAGCGCAGTGATCCGCGGGGCTTGCGGCTCGATGACGGCGAGCGGCAGCTGCAGCTCATGGCCAGGATCGAGCCCCTGAATGTCGATGGGCAGGCCGTTGGGGCGCTCGTGATCTTTCCGACTGCGCAGGCGGCCGGCGATCTCGAACGGCTCCTGCTCGACAGTGTGAAGTTCGCCCTCAGCGTCCAGATGATGCGCAGCGTCATCCGCTTCCGCTTCGAGACGCGGACATTGACCGAGCTGTTCTTCGAGATCGTCGAGCGCCGATGGCGCGATGCCGACGACGTTCTTCTGCGCGGCCGTCGGCTCGGCCTTGCGCTGGGGGCTCCGGCCCGCATGGTGGTCGTCGATTTTCCGGACATGCCGTCCCTGCCGGCCGACATCAGTGTCGATTGCCACCATGCGGTGACGCGGCTGGCACGCCAGCTGAATGTTCCCGCGAGCGTCGTCGCCGTCGGCGGCGGGTTGGTCTGCCTCCTGCCGCATGATGGGGACGACGGCCAGGAGCGGATCGGACGCCTCGCGCGACGCATGGTCGAGACGCTGCGACACAGCTTCAACCGGGAGCCCATCGTGGTGCTCGGTGGCATCTGCGGAGGTCTCGATGACTACCCCAAGGAATGGGAGCGCTGCTGGCGCATGATCCGCATCGCGCGTGATTTCGGCCGCACGGGGACCCTTTCGGCCTCGGACTTCGGCCCGATGCCGATGCTGATCGGCGCGGCGGAATCGGCCGATGTGCGCAGCTTCGTCGACGGCAGCATCGGCATCGTGGTCGCGCATGACCGCAAGCACGACACGCCCTATCTGGAAACCCTCGCCGCTTATCTGCGCGAAGGCTGCCGCGCCCAGGCCTGCGCCGATGCGATGGGGTTGCATGTGACGACGCTGCGCTACCGGCTGTCGCGCATCCAGGACCTGTTCGGGATCGACCCGGAGACGGCGGATCGCCGCTTCGCGATCGAACTGGCGATCCGGCTGCATGGCGTGATCGAGAACGGCAGCGCCGCGAGCCGCTAG
- a CDS encoding flavin reductase — translation MLAAATNAPNTIDPVALRRALGTFVTGVTIITTRDADGTPRGMTANSFTSVSLDPPLLLVCVGKGAHSFAAFNSSPAFAVNLLHEGQIDVSNLFASKAANKFDTVSHDRIHTGSPVLTDCLTWFDCTVHRRVDAGDHVVLIGEIQAFGTSPSPPLGFCRGRYANVKDPLPPGWLASHGMIVGYLIEADGQLLLRADGRGGWVLPSAQRRIADNELKLEGGDALTLVPDDTFLYSVFDVTDGDPGYLIYRARLAQDSAAATLSAGLKFFPIDQLPYDAIPTREISAMLRRYARESASKRFGIYMDSNDGGRLAMVGEAQPWAPNPQS, via the coding sequence ATGCTCGCTGCGGCCACGAACGCCCCCAATACGATCGACCCCGTCGCGCTGCGTCGTGCGCTGGGGACGTTCGTGACGGGCGTGACCATCATCACGACCCGCGATGCCGACGGCACGCCGCGTGGCATGACGGCGAACTCGTTCACCTCGGTCTCGCTCGATCCGCCGCTGCTGCTGGTCTGCGTCGGCAAGGGCGCGCACAGCTTTGCAGCCTTCAACAGTTCGCCCGCCTTCGCGGTCAACCTGCTGCATGAGGGGCAGATCGACGTCTCGAACCTGTTCGCCTCGAAGGCGGCCAACAAGTTCGACACCGTCAGCCATGACCGCATCCATACCGGCTCGCCGGTCCTGACGGACTGCCTGACCTGGTTCGACTGCACGGTCCACCGCCGCGTCGATGCCGGCGACCATGTCGTGCTGATCGGCGAGATCCAGGCCTTCGGTACGAGCCCGTCGCCGCCGCTCGGCTTCTGCCGGGGTCGCTATGCCAACGTCAAGGATCCGCTGCCGCCGGGCTGGCTCGCCTCGCATGGCATGATCGTCGGCTATCTGATTGAGGCCGATGGCCAATTGCTGCTGCGCGCGGACGGTCGGGGTGGCTGGGTGCTGCCGAGCGCGCAGCGCCGCATCGCCGATAACGAGCTGAAGCTCGAGGGCGGCGACGCGCTGACGCTCGTGCCGGACGACACCTTCCTCTACTCGGTGTTCGACGTCACCGACGGCGACCCCGGATACCTGATCTACCGCGCCCGCCTCGCGCAGGATTCCGCTGCAGCGACGCTATCGGCCGGGCTGAAGTTCTTCCCGATCGACCAGCTTCCCTATGACGCGATTCCGACGCGCGAGATCAGCGCGATGCTGCGCCGCTATGCCCGCGAAAGCGCGAGCAAGCGCTTCGGGATCTACATGGATTCCAACGATGGCGGGCGTCTCGCCATGGTCGGCGAGGCCCAGCCCTGGGCGCCAAACCCGCAATCCTGA
- a CDS encoding aldehyde dehydrogenase, with the protein MKTTVKTLEGSRQDLFIDGRFVAPKSGVYLPSYDPTTAEPWYAFAQGDAADVDAAVRSARAALVDPAWRRMTQTERGKLVRRLAELVLENADELAMIECRDNGKLLKEMRAQMRAIPDSYLYFAGMADKLQGDTIPVNKLDTLNFNLREPIGVVGMIIPWNSPLMMLTGTLAPCLAIGNTIVVKPSEHATASTLALAELVIEAGIPPGVVNVVTGDGATTGDALTRHPGIAKYVFTGSTFTGRKIAGNAAENLVPCQMELGGKSPHVIFSDVDIDKAVNGVVSGVFAAAGQTCVAGSRCFVEQPIYDRFVEALVARTQRIKVGHPQLEDTDIGPLALSAQLAKVEDYVASGVREGAKVAAGGRKPQDGELARGWYFEPTVMTEASNDMRFMREEIFGPVVGVVPFKSEEEMIALANDTEYGLASGIWTQNIDRAMRFARNIEAGTVWINTYRSAAYMSANGGMKNSGYGRRGGFEVMREFSRLKNVVIDYSGAMQDPFVIRLR; encoded by the coding sequence ATGAAGACCACGGTCAAAACCCTCGAAGGCTCACGCCAGGATCTCTTCATCGACGGCCGCTTCGTCGCGCCCAAGAGCGGCGTCTACCTGCCCTCCTACGATCCGACGACCGCCGAGCCCTGGTACGCCTTCGCGCAAGGCGACGCCGCCGATGTCGATGCCGCCGTGCGCTCGGCGCGTGCCGCTCTGGTCGACCCGGCCTGGCGGCGCATGACCCAGACCGAGCGCGGCAAGCTGGTGCGCCGTCTCGCCGAGCTCGTGCTCGAGAACGCCGACGAGCTGGCGATGATCGAGTGCCGCGACAACGGCAAGCTGCTCAAGGAGATGCGCGCCCAGATGCGCGCGATTCCGGACTCCTATCTCTATTTCGCGGGAATGGCCGACAAGCTCCAGGGCGACACCATCCCGGTCAACAAGCTCGACACGCTGAACTTCAACCTGCGTGAGCCGATCGGCGTGGTCGGGATGATCATCCCGTGGAACTCGCCATTGATGATGCTGACCGGCACGCTCGCGCCCTGCCTGGCAATCGGCAACACCATCGTGGTGAAGCCCTCCGAGCACGCGACGGCCTCGACGCTGGCGCTGGCCGAACTCGTGATCGAGGCCGGCATTCCGCCCGGCGTCGTCAATGTCGTCACCGGCGACGGCGCGACCACGGGCGACGCGCTGACGCGCCATCCCGGCATCGCGAAATACGTCTTCACCGGCTCGACTTTCACCGGCCGCAAGATCGCCGGCAACGCCGCCGAAAACCTGGTGCCCTGCCAGATGGAGCTGGGCGGCAAGTCGCCCCATGTCATCTTCTCCGATGTCGACATCGACAAGGCGGTGAACGGCGTCGTGTCCGGCGTCTTCGCGGCGGCCGGGCAAACCTGCGTCGCCGGCTCGCGCTGCTTCGTCGAGCAGCCGATCTATGACCGCTTCGTCGAGGCGCTGGTCGCGCGCACCCAGCGCATCAAGGTCGGCCATCCGCAGCTTGAGGACACCGATATCGGGCCGCTGGCGCTCTCAGCGCAGCTCGCCAAGGTGGAGGATTATGTCGCCTCCGGCGTGCGGGAGGGCGCGAAGGTCGCGGCCGGCGGGCGCAAGCCGCAGGACGGCGAACTGGCGCGCGGCTGGTATTTCGAGCCGACGGTGATGACCGAGGCGAGCAACGACATGCGCTTCATGCGCGAGGAGATCTTCGGGCCGGTCGTCGGCGTCGTGCCGTTCAAGAGCGAGGAGGAGATGATCGCCCTCGCCAACGACACCGAATACGGCCTGGCATCGGGCATCTGGACCCAAAACATCGACCGCGCGATGCGCTTCGCCCGCAACATCGAGGCCGGCACCGTCTGGATCAACACCTATCGCTCCGCCGCCTACATGTCCGCCAATGGCGGCATGAAGAACAGCGGTTACGGCCGCCGCGGCGGCTTCGAGGTCATG